The following are from one region of the Silene latifolia isolate original U9 population chromosome 9, ASM4854445v1, whole genome shotgun sequence genome:
- the LOC141600829 gene encoding F-box protein At4g22390-like translates to MTRIGCFDIKAERWSNDVVLSDILLGEIGSNPTRDGQYHLGVLEGQLRFSCYDMNKTTFTTWVMKDYGAKESWVKLMSLPRQGLKGVYYPIAYRKGSSDELLCIPKYSGKYFWYNIRDKQFTETGIDGDGLNTSNFSFAFICKRSLLNFPGGLPIRSSSKVGEVDDDDDDDGCVYSDSEWL, encoded by the coding sequence ATGACGAGAATTGGCTGTTTCGATATCAAGGCTGAACGATGGTCTAATGATGTCGTCTTGTCTGATATTCTTTTGGGTGAAATCGGTTCCAACCCAACGCGAGATGGTCAGTATCACCTAGGTGTGCTTGAGGGGCAATTACGTTTTTCGTGTTACGATATGAACAAAACGACTTTTACTACATGGGTCATGAAGGATTATGGTGCTAAAGAGTCTTGGGTTAAATTGATGAGCCTTCCTAGGCAAGGGCTGAAAGGCGTTTACTACCCTATTGCTTACCGCAAAGGATCATCAGATGAACTATTGTGTATACCAAAATATAGTGGCAAATACTTTTGGTACAATATTAGAGATAAACAATTCACTGAGACGGGAATCGACGGAGATGGCCTTAATACTAGTAATTTCTCTTTCGCATTTATATGCAAGCGAAGCTTGTTAAACTTTCCTGGAGGTCTACCGATTCGTTCATCATCTAAAGTAGGAGAGgtggacgatgatgatgacgatgacggtTGTGTTTATAGTGATAGTGAATGGTTATAA
- the LOC141600827 gene encoding protein FAR-RED IMPAIRED RESPONSE 1-like gives MKKITDKVGSKICRDTDFLTRLNGVVWDDDLEPGEFEEKWLKVMNDFSLEDNTWLNGKFADRHTWIPAYFINVPMGGLLRTTQRSESANSFFKRFENKYGTLTEFLVRYESATDHQKHLLKLREEENANSIPETLYGSKWETQAVRSYTHAMFYEFQNQVKLSINTCSLVGYTPPDPVTNFEVSLVEDAKKGLKFAVECSRSTNDVRWSKNALKSDVYDWNGNLLEKYNNTSTKQIGMSVVWYEIQLTVGMLKRKEESDVGEFAKLIKEFRTKLEGNTQPLTKQQQIELLLGCKVPEETNILPPNVSRNKGCGKRLVSKKNKAIKKAEKAKRLCANCKRKGNQDKRNCPYDFADRPPVNQGELADEEVEEEGDEDEE, from the exons atgAAGAAAATAACCGACAAGGTTGGGAGTAAAATTTGTAGAGATACCGACTTTTTAACCCGTCTGAACGGTGTTGTATGGGACGATGACCTGGAGCCCGGGGAATTTGAAGAGAAGTGGCTTAAAGTCATGAACGATTTCTCCTTGGAAGACAATACGTGGTTGAATGGGAAGTTCGCTGATAGACACACATGGATACCCGCTTATTTCATAAATGTGCCAATGGGCGGTTTACTACGAACTACACAAAGGTCAGAGAGTGCTAATAGTTTCTTTAAGCGGTTTGAAAACAAATACGGGACATTAACTGAGTTCTTGGTGCGCTATGAAAGCGCCACTGACCACCAAAAGCACCTGCTGAAGCTCCGTGAAGAGGAGAATGCGAATTCAATCCCTGAAACACTGTATGGGTCAAAATGGGAGACACAAGCAGTGAGAAGCTATACCCATGCGATGTTCTATGAGTTCCAAAACCAGGTGAAGCTTTCAATAAATACCTGCAGTTTGGTTGGATACACTCCGCCAGATCCTGTGACGAACTTTGAAGTGTCGTTAGTTGAGGATGCAAAGAAAGGACTAAAATTTGCAGTTGAGTGCAGTAGAAGCACGAATGATGTAAG GTGGAGCAAGAATGCACTCAAAAGTGACGTTTATGATTGGAATGGGAATCTGTTAGAGAAATACAACAATACCAGTACAAAACAGATTGGAATGTCTGTGGTGTGGTATGAGATTCAGTTAACTGTTGGTATGCTCAAAAGGAAAGAAGAGTCGGATGTGGGAGAGTTTGCCAAGTTAATCAAGGAATTCAGGACAAAACTAGAGGGAAACACTCAACCgttgacaaaacaacaacaaattgAGCTTCTACTGGGCTGCAAGGTTCCAGAAGAAACCAACATCTTACCGCCTAATGTGTCTAGGAACAAAGGCTGTGGTAAACGGTTGGTGAGCAAGAAAAATAAGGCAATCAAGAAGGCGGAAAAAGCAAAAAGGTTGTGTGCTAACTGTAAGCGCAAGGGTAACCAGGACAAAAGGAATTGTCCATATGATTTTGCAGACCGTCCTCCAGTGAATCAG GGAGAGCTAGCGGACGAAGAGGTAGAAGAGGAAGGGGATGAGGATGAAGAATGA
- the LOC141600828 gene encoding protein FAR1-RELATED SEQUENCE 5-like gives MVDVFIEGHNHPLDVVKNKEFEKLAENINEFHMQMIVNHSKANVGPSLTHQLCTQQLGGFQNVGATVKQFKNFQREMKCLMNSHDGEMFKSRLDTLAETKGLHFVYEKDSKNALTRIFWTDCDMQRAYALFGDGVSYDPTYGTNKYNMTFTPFTGIDHHKRSITFACALIEHENDESFMWVFDRFKGSYGWERA, from the coding sequence ATGGTTGACGTGTTTATTGAGGGCCACAATCACCCGCTTGATGTTGTGAAAAATAaggaatttgagaaacttgctgAAAATATCAATGAATTTCATATGCAAATGATTGTCAACCATTCAAAAGCAAATGTTGGTCCTAGCTTAACACACCAACTATGCACTCAACAATTGGGTGGTTTTCAAAATGTCGGGGCAACAGTCAagcaattcaaaaattttcagagGGAAATGAAGTGTCTAATGAACAGTCATGATGGGGAAATGTTCAAATCACGCTTAGACACCCTAGCTGAAACAAAAGGGCTCCACTTTGTTTATGAAAAAGATTCCAAGAACGCATTGACAAGGATTTTCTGGACGGATTGTGACATGCAAAGAGCGTATGCTCTGTTTGGGGATGGAGTTTCATACGACCCAACTTATGGTACAAACAAGTACAACATGACCTTCACGCCTTTCACGGGCATTGACCATCATAAAAGGTCAATCACATTTGCATGTGCGCTTATAGAACATGAAAACGATGAGTCATTCATGTGGGTATTTGACCGATTTAAAGGCAGCTATGGGTGGGAAAGAGCATAA